AAGACGAACGGGACCTGGCTGATCTGGTCGCCTTCAACCTGCACAAAGAAGGATATCAGACAGATGTGGCTACTGACGGCAGGAGCGGCCTGGAGCGGGTGATCAGCGAAAAACCGGACCTGGTGATCTTGGATCTGATGCTGCCGGAAATCAGCGGCATCGAGATCTGCAAGGCAATCCGCCGTAATGAGAGCTGTTCGGCGATTCCGGTCCTCATGGTAACAGCCAAAGGGGAAGAGATCGATAAGGTGGTCGGGTTCGAGGTTGGCGCCGACGATTATCTGGTCAAACCCTTTTCCACGCGGGAGCTACTGCTCAGGGTCAAGGCAATCCTAAGGAGGAGCGCCAATGAAAAACCTGAGGCCAAGCTATTCCGCGCCGGACCGGTGGCCATTGACACCGAATCCCACAAGGTAACATCGGACGGCCAGGAGATAACATTGACCATCACCGAATTCAAACTGCTGCTGACACTGATGGAACGACTCGGCAGAATGCAGAGCCGCGAACAGCTTTTAAGCCATGTATGGGGGTACAGCAGTGATGCCGACACCCGCACGGTGGATACCCACATAACCCGTCTGCGCAGCAAGCTCGGCACCGCCGGCGACCTGATCAAGACCATCCGTGGTTTCGGCTACAAGATGGAGGTTGAATGACCTTCTCCATCCGCTGGAAAATCTTCGCCTCATTCATCCTGCTGACTGCAGCCATGGGAGGTGCCCTGTACGCCTACCTGGTGCCGACCCTTGAGCGTCACCTTTTGACTGACCTGTCAGACCACCTTTTCAGCCAGGCAGGTATTGCGGCTGTTGCCGTAAGTAACGAAACCGGGGAATTAAGCCATTATGCGCCGCGGCTCGCTGCCGAGATCGGCAGGCAAAGCAAGGCCCGGGTGACGATCATTGCCCCTGACGGCAGAGTGGCCGGTGATTCCCAGGTATCGCCAGACAAACTCATTGATCTGGAAAACCACAAAGACCGGCCCGAGGTCATTCAGGCACTGCAAACAGGGCAAGGGAGTGCAATACGCTACTCGACCACGCTCCGCTCCGAAATGCTCTACGTTGCCGCACCGGTCAACCTCCACAACACCGGAATCGGCACCATCAGGCTGGCACTGCCGCTCAACTCAGTTGACCAGTTGAAGATGAAGCTCCACGTCACCCTCGGCTTGGCGATCCTGTTTGCCGCACTTATCGCCCTTGCCCTGAGTTCCATCCTCTCCCAGCTGGTCTACCGCCCCATGCGGCAGATATCCCAGCTTGCCGGTGAGATCGGGGCAGGCCAACTTTCGCGGCGAATCCAGATACGGCGAGACGACGAATTCGGCGGTTTGGCCAGAGTCATGAACGACATGGCGGATCGGCTTCAGGAGCAGATTCACAGCCTGGCATCCGAGCGGAATCGCCTCGATGCAATCCTTCGCTGTATGGGTGAAGGGGTAATGGTCACCGACAATGAAGGGGTCATGACCCTGGTCAATCCTGCCTTCTGCACCCTGTTTGAGGTGCAGGAGAATATCTCTGGCCGGCCGTTGATTGAAATATCGCGTCACCCCGGCCTTAATGACTCTTTCCGGTCATGCCTGCAGAAGAAAAGCGAGCATATCCAGGAGATAACCATAGAGGCTTCCAGTGAGAAAAATGTTATTACCTACTGGGTACCGCTGCTCGACGGAGACAATGTAACCGGTATGGTGGCGGTTTTTCACGACATTACCGAGCTGAAACGGCTGGAGAAGATCAGGAAGGACTTTGTGGCCAATGTCTCTCACGAACTGCGCACCCCGGTCACGGTGATCAAGGGGTATAGCGAGACCCTGCTGGGTGGGGTGCTGACCGAAGACCCGGAGCGATCTCAGCAGTTCCTGTCGATAATCCTGAACCACTCCGAACGGCTGGCAGCACTGATCTCCGACCTGCTGAGCCTGTCGGAGATGGAATCTGGCAATTTCAGCCTGAAACTCGGACCAGTTGACCTCGGAGCAACGATCAGGCATGCCGCCGAACTTCTGGAGTTGAAAAGTGTCGAAAAAGGGGTGGCCCTGAAATTAGGGGAAATCCCTGCCGGCACCGGCATCCTCGCCGACCAGAGACGAATCGAGCAGGTGTTTTTCAACCTGCTCGACAACGGCATCAAATATACCCCTGCCGGCGGAGAAGTCTCCATAAATGTCGCCAGTAGCGACAACAACGTCACGGTTACCATCAGTGATACCGGACCGGGTATCCCGCTGCCTAGCCTGCCGCGGATCTTCGAGCGCTTCTACCGGGTGGACGCGGCCCGCAGCCGGGAGCAAGGCGGCACCGGACTCGGCCTGGCGATCGTCAAGCATATCGTGCAGCTTCATGGCGGCAGCATCAGCGTGGACAGCCCGCCGGGCCAAGGGGCAATTTTCAGAGTCATATTAAAGAAACCGTAACACCCCTCTCTTCATGGCAAAACTCTCTGCCCCCTCCCCTAAACATGGGGAGGACGGGCGGGATCGCGCCACTCCAGCGGCACTGCAGCCAACCATCCCAAACGTTCCATCAATGTCCTGAACTCATGATCGAGCGGTGCGATCAATGCCACCGGAGCGCCAGTGATTGGGTGCGGGAACATCAGCTCAGCAGCATGCAGCAGTAGCCGATGCACGCCGAACTCTTCCCGGAAGAACCGGTTGTGCCGCCCCTCGCCGTAGCGGGTATCGCCGATGATCGGATGGAAGATATGCTTAAAATGCCGACGCAGCTGGTGGCGCCGACCGGTGCGTGGCGCTGCCGAGACCAGCGAATAACGGGAGGTGGCATAACGGCCGACAGAGGACTGAAGCTCGATGCGCGCTAGACAGCGAAAAACGGTAACCGCTGCCTGCGCCTCCTTCTCAATGCCGGTAAAAATATGGTCGTGCTTGTCCTGGTCCTCAACCAGCGGGTAATCGATGGTCCCCTCATCCGGCGCATAGCCCCGCACCACGGCCAGGTAAGATTTTTTTACCTCGCCGGCAGCAAAGCACTCCACAAGACTTCGGGCGATTTCCGGGGAAAAGGCGAACAGCAGCACCCCGGAGGTCGGCTTGTCCAGCCGGTGGACCGGATAGACCCGGCGCCCGGTCTGGTTGCGCACCGTCTGCAGGGCAAAGCGGGTTTCATGGCGGTCGATCGGGCTCCGGTGCACCAGCAGCCCTGACGGCTTATTGACGGCAACCAGGTAATCGTCCTGGTAGAGAACTTCAAGACATTCATCCATATCCTTCGGGCCTTTCATAATTCACCAGCCTGTAACAGGCATGCAACATTACCCTGCTATGCTCTCCCAGACAATACAAAAAGGAGAACTCAGATGTGGCGTGAAGAGGCAATTGATTTGAAAATTTCCCGGTTTTTCGAGAGTTCGGCGCGGGTCCTGCTCTCCCTGCTGATTGTGGCGATACTGCTGGCGATTCTGGCCGGCATCGGCACTACGTTTTACGACCTGCGGCTAGTCCTAAAGGGTGAGGTGCATACGGTTTTCAAGACACTGCTGGTGGATATGCTGACTGTGCTGGCGATTGTTGAAGTGTTGCGCACCGCCCTGGCCTATTTCACCGAAGGCAGGGTCAAGGTCACCTACATCATCGATACGGTCATCGTGACCGTCCTAACCGAGGTAATGGCCTTCTGGTATCGGGATATGGAATGGCAGGAAGTGGCGATGGTGATCTTATTGGTGCTGTCGCTGGCCCTGATCCGGATCATTGCGGTGCGGTTTTCGCCGCGGCGCCTGCAAAACGATTTCTGACTGCGGTTTCCCCGGCACCCACCTGCCGCCAGAGGTAAAGCCCCTGCCGCCGTTATGTGACGGCGACAGGGGCTTTTTCTTTACATCCTGAACTGGGCGACTATTTTTTTCAGCTCCTCAGCCATGCCGGCGAGCTGGCCGGCTGCTCCGGCAGTATCGTTGGCATTGTGCGATGCGCTGCTGACCGCTTCGGTAATTTCGTGCATGCTCTTGCTGATCTCATTGGTGGTGGCGCTCTGCTCTTCGGCAGCAGTGGCAATCTGGTTGATCTGACTGGTCACATCGGCGATCTCCGAAAGGATCTCCTGTAAGGCGATGCCGGAGCGGGAAGCGTCCTCGGTCCCACGCTCAACCTCCTGAACCCCTTCTTCCATGGCCCCGACTGCCGACTTGGTCTCCTGCTGAATGGTCTTGATCATCTCGCCGATCTCGCGGGTCGCCTTGGTGGTACGCTCGGCAAGGGCGCGCACCTCATCGGCAACTACAGCAAAACCGCGGCCCTGCTCACCGGCACGGGCCGCCTCAATGGCCGCATTCAGGGCCAAAAGGTTGGTCTGATCGGCGATATCTTCAATGGTGCCGACGATATTACCGATCTGTTCTGAACGGGTGCCGAGCGATTCCACGGTCTTGGCGCTCAATTGTACCTTGTCGGCA
This window of the Geoanaerobacter pelophilus genome carries:
- a CDS encoding response regulator — protein: MPMKILIIEDERDLADLVAFNLHKEGYQTDVATDGRSGLERVISEKPDLVILDLMLPEISGIEICKAIRRNESCSAIPVLMVTAKGEEIDKVVGFEVGADDYLVKPFSTRELLLRVKAILRRSANEKPEAKLFRAGPVAIDTESHKVTSDGQEITLTITEFKLLLTLMERLGRMQSREQLLSHVWGYSSDADTRTVDTHITRLRSKLGTAGDLIKTIRGFGYKMEVE
- a CDS encoding phosphate-starvation-inducible PsiE family protein, encoding MWREEAIDLKISRFFESSARVLLSLLIVAILLAILAGIGTTFYDLRLVLKGEVHTVFKTLLVDMLTVLAIVEVLRTALAYFTEGRVKVTYIIDTVIVTVLTEVMAFWYRDMEWQEVAMVILLVLSLALIRIIAVRFSPRRLQNDF
- the pnpS gene encoding two-component system histidine kinase PnpS, which translates into the protein MTFSIRWKIFASFILLTAAMGGALYAYLVPTLERHLLTDLSDHLFSQAGIAAVAVSNETGELSHYAPRLAAEIGRQSKARVTIIAPDGRVAGDSQVSPDKLIDLENHKDRPEVIQALQTGQGSAIRYSTTLRSEMLYVAAPVNLHNTGIGTIRLALPLNSVDQLKMKLHVTLGLAILFAALIALALSSILSQLVYRPMRQISQLAGEIGAGQLSRRIQIRRDDEFGGLARVMNDMADRLQEQIHSLASERNRLDAILRCMGEGVMVTDNEGVMTLVNPAFCTLFEVQENISGRPLIEISRHPGLNDSFRSCLQKKSEHIQEITIEASSEKNVITYWVPLLDGDNVTGMVAVFHDITELKRLEKIRKDFVANVSHELRTPVTVIKGYSETLLGGVLTEDPERSQQFLSIILNHSERLAALISDLLSLSEMESGNFSLKLGPVDLGATIRHAAELLELKSVEKGVALKLGEIPAGTGILADQRRIEQVFFNLLDNGIKYTPAGGEVSINVASSDNNVTVTISDTGPGIPLPSLPRIFERFYRVDAARSREQGGTGLGLAIVKHIVQLHGGSISVDSPPGQGAIFRVILKKP
- the truC gene encoding tRNA pseudouridine(65) synthase TruC; amino-acid sequence: MKGPKDMDECLEVLYQDDYLVAVNKPSGLLVHRSPIDRHETRFALQTVRNQTGRRVYPVHRLDKPTSGVLLFAFSPEIARSLVECFAAGEVKKSYLAVVRGYAPDEGTIDYPLVEDQDKHDHIFTGIEKEAQAAVTVFRCLARIELQSSVGRYATSRYSLVSAAPRTGRRHQLRRHFKHIFHPIIGDTRYGEGRHNRFFREEFGVHRLLLHAAELMFPHPITGAPVALIAPLDHEFRTLMERLGWLAAVPLEWRDPARPPHV